Genomic window (Mycoplasmopsis citelli):
AATTTATATGCTTGCTGTTATTAATATGATTTTAATGGGGGATGGAAGTTCTAATATTTTAAATAAAGATTCGTTGCTTGATTTTGAAGGAAATTATGAATTTGGAAAAGAAAACCAAAAATTCCCCGCAACTGCTTTTATTTTAAATCCGCCCTATTCAGCATCTGGTAATGGAATGATTTTTGTTCAAAAAGCATTAAATTTAATGGATAAAGGATATGCTTCAATTATTATTCAAGCTTCAGCTGGAACCGGAAAAGCTAAATCATACAATCAAGCAATATTAGAAAAACACACCTTATTAGCAAGTATTAAAATGCCTATTGATATTTTTATTGGAAAATCAAGTGTACAAACTTATATTTATGTTTTTAAAGTCGGCGAACCACACCATAAAGATAATATTGTGAAATTCATTGATTTTAGTTATGATGGATATACTCGAACCAATCGTAAAAAATCAAAAATTAATTTAGTAGATTCAGATAAAGCTAAACAAAGATATCAAGAAGTTGTTGATCTTGTACATTTTGGGAAGAAAAAACTTAAAATTTTTAATGAAGACCAATATTTTGAAGGTTATATTAATCCGAAAAATGGAGCTGATTGAAATCAATCCAAACCTATAAAAAGAATTCCAGTTTTAAAAGATTTTAAAAATACTGTTTCTGATTTTCTAGCTTGAGAAGTTTCAAATTTAATCAAAAGTGAAAATCTAGAGGACGAAAATCTAAAAAAGTAAATATCTCACTGGAAAATAAGTTAAATTTTGTCCAGTGAGAAGAATATAAAATCAGCGATTTATTTGAGGTAAAAACCTCTAGAGGTTTTGATGCTGGAAAGATGGATTTTGTTAAAAAATCTTCTAAAACTATTGAATTTATAGGTAGAAGCAAAGATAATTATGGAGTTCAAGGATATGTTAAAGAATTAAGTACCAAACCAAATGATCATAATGTAATATCAGTAAATCAAATTGGATATGTGCATGCACAAATTAGAAAAAATCCTTGATATTCTAGTCAAAATATATTTATTTTATCTCCTAGAAATGTCGATTTAATAAATTTAAGTGTTTTATCAGCTGTTAATAAATGATTAGAAAAATATACAGGAGGATATTCAAGCTATCCAACTTTAGAATCTTTGAAAACAGACAAAATATGACTTCCGACAAAAAACGGAGAAATTGATTTTAAATTTATCAATGAACTAACAAAAGAGCTGGAAGCTCAAAGAATCGCTGAGCTGGAAGCTCAAAGAATCGCTGAGCTGGAAGCTTATTTAACTGCTACAGGTCTTAAAGATTTTAATTTAACTAAGGAAGAAGACTTAGCGATAAGAAGACTATCAAATAATTTAGGCTCTAATGTTTTAGATATAAAATGAAGCGAATTCAAAATTAATGATTTGTTTGAAGTGAATTCAAGTAAAAAAACATTTAACGCAAATAAACTTAATATTTACAAAAAGCAAGAAAATGGCTTATTACCTTATGTAACTAGAACTTCAAAAACAAATGGTATTGTAGGATTTATTAAGGAAAATATTAATTTTTCAAATCCTGGAGATTCTCTAACATTTGGACAAGACACATTTAAGGTTTTCTATCAAAAGCAAGATTTTTTTACAGGCAATAATATTAAGATTTTACTCCCTAAATTCAAGCAAATGACAAATTATAAATTAAGATTTATTTCGTTGTGTTTACAAAAATCTGTAGAAAAATTATCTTGAGGAACTAATTCAGATTTTGATTTTATAAATAATATTAAATTTCATTTACCCACAAAAAACGGAGAAATTGATTTTGAATTTATGGAAACTTTAATTTCAGCAGTTCAAAAATTAGTTATTAAAGATGTTGTCAAATGAGCAGATAAAAGAATTGAATATACTAAGCAAATAGTCCAATAAATTCAAACAATAGCACTGTTGCTATTGTTTTTATAAATTTAATTTCTTTATAAAATAAAGAATATAATTATTAGCATTATGAAAAAGGCTTTATTCAAAAAAATTCTTTTAACTATCCCTTTAACTTTAAGTGTTGTTGCAACATCTGCAAGTTGCAGTTTTTTTGAAGATTTAAAAACAAAAAAAACCCCTCCTACTGTTGAAACCAGAAATAATTTTGCAGCTGTAAATTTAAGTGATCTTAAATTGTTAACAAAATATGTTGATTTTAATGATAAGGATACTTCTCCACACCGTATTGTTCCTATTACTGAAGAAGAAACTTTTCTTGTTAATCAAGATAATTTAACTGATCAAGAAAAAGAAAAAATTCTTAAAGAGCTTAATTCTACTGTTGAAGATTTTCAAAAAGTAGAAGAAAAAGAAGATACTGATAAACGTTTTTATTTGCAATTTGTTGAGCCTTATACAGGAGTAGCTTTTAAAGAATATTCATATGCAACTGATGAAAACGGCGTTCATAGATATATGTTAGGAAAAAATGCGTTAGTTAAATTTGCTCAAGAATTCAAGCGAAAAGTTCCTTTTGGACCAGAAG
Coding sequences:
- a CDS encoding restriction endonuclease subunit S; its protein translation is MRSFKFNQKWKSRGRKSKKVNISLENKLNFVQWEEYKISDLFEVKTSRGFDAGKMDFVKKSSKTIEFIGRSKDNYGVQGYVKELSTKPNDHNVISVNQIGYVHAQIRKNPWYSSQNIFILSPRNVDLINLSVLSAVNKWLEKYTGGYSSYPTLESLKTDKIWLPTKNGEIDFKFINELTKELEAQRIAELEAQRIAELEAYLTATGLKDFNLTKEEDLAIRRLSNNLGSNVLDIKWSEFKINDLFEVNSSKKTFNANKLNIYKKQENGLLPYVTRTSKTNGIVGFIKENINFSNPGDSLTFGQDTFKVFYQKQDFFTGNNIKILLPKFKQMTNYKLRFISLCLQKSVEKLSWGTNSDFDFINNIKFHLPTKNGEIDFEFMETLISAVQKLVIKDVVKWADKRIEYTKQIVQ